A window of Fictibacillus halophilus contains these coding sequences:
- a CDS encoding 3-hydroxyacyl-CoA dehydrogenase/enoyl-CoA hydratase family protein, whose translation MSREIRKAAVLGSGVMGSGIAAHLANVGIPTLLLDIVPPSLSEEEKAKGITEDHPAFRNKFTLSATQKLLKQKPAPLAVKENLELISIGNLTDDLEKLKDVDWIIEVVVERLDVKQKLFEKVDQYRKPGSIITSNTSGISIRAMAEGRSEDFKANFLGTHFFNPPRYLKLLEIIPTEDTKPEVVQFMRSFGENVLGKGVVEAKDTPNFIANRIGTYGLMVTMQEMMKQGYSVGEVDSVTGPLIGRPKSATFRTLDVVGLDTFLHVARNVYEQVDGKEKEVFEIPDFLNEMVDKGWTGSKTGQGFYLKQKSKAGSEILELDPATLEYKPRSKMKTATLEAAKQMKTTNQKVKALLYSDDRAGKLLWDIIKPVLLYSAEKCYEIADDLVAIDQAMKWGFGWEHGPFEIWDAIGVPESVERMKSEGETIPGWVEELLQSEKNSFYTKTEGDRSYYHHGRYLPVEENKKVVHLSRLKEKGNVITKNGGATLIDLGDDVAGLEFNSPNNAIGPEIIMMLHQAIDEVEKNYKGLVIGNQGKNFCVGANLMLILMEAQDDNFFELDMMVRQFQQAMARVRYSAKPVVAANFGMTLGGGVEVSLPAARLQMSSETYMGLVETGVGLIPGGGGNKELYLRLLEQLPEGAKGDLQKVANQAFETIAMAKVSTSAQEARKLGFLRKEDSISVNGDHLLHDAKTQVLALESIGYTPPVRKKIPVVGEAGYATLALGAQTMHFSQYISEHDLKIAKKLAFVLAGGRVPEGTLVDEQYLLDLEREAFLSLAGEPKSQARMQHMLVKGKPLRN comes from the coding sequence TTGTCTCGTGAAATCCGAAAAGCTGCCGTACTGGGTTCTGGTGTAATGGGATCAGGCATAGCCGCTCATCTTGCAAACGTCGGAATACCAACATTACTATTGGATATTGTACCGCCTTCTTTAAGTGAAGAGGAAAAAGCAAAGGGGATCACTGAAGATCATCCTGCATTCCGCAACAAATTCACTCTATCTGCTACACAAAAACTATTAAAACAAAAGCCTGCTCCACTTGCCGTAAAAGAAAATCTCGAATTAATCTCAATCGGTAACCTTACTGATGATCTTGAAAAATTAAAAGATGTAGACTGGATCATTGAGGTAGTTGTTGAACGACTAGATGTGAAACAAAAGCTTTTTGAGAAAGTTGATCAATATAGAAAACCAGGAAGCATCATAACTTCAAACACATCTGGGATCTCGATTCGTGCGATGGCTGAAGGACGTTCAGAAGATTTTAAAGCAAACTTCTTAGGAACGCACTTTTTCAATCCACCAAGATACTTAAAGCTTCTTGAAATCATTCCTACTGAGGACACAAAGCCAGAAGTTGTTCAATTCATGCGCAGCTTTGGTGAGAACGTACTTGGTAAAGGTGTAGTTGAAGCGAAGGATACGCCTAACTTTATCGCGAACCGCATCGGAACATATGGATTGATGGTTACAATGCAAGAGATGATGAAACAAGGCTATAGTGTCGGTGAAGTTGACTCTGTTACAGGTCCGTTAATCGGCCGTCCGAAATCTGCAACGTTTAGAACACTCGATGTTGTTGGATTAGATACGTTCCTTCATGTTGCGAGAAATGTTTACGAGCAAGTAGATGGAAAAGAAAAAGAAGTGTTTGAGATTCCTGATTTCTTGAACGAAATGGTCGACAAAGGCTGGACTGGAAGCAAGACAGGTCAAGGCTTCTATCTTAAACAAAAAAGTAAAGCAGGCAGTGAAATCTTAGAGCTTGATCCTGCCACATTGGAATATAAACCACGCTCGAAGATGAAGACAGCTACACTCGAAGCAGCTAAACAGATGAAAACAACAAACCAAAAAGTGAAAGCGCTTTTATATAGTGATGACCGTGCAGGAAAACTGTTATGGGACATTATTAAACCAGTTCTACTTTACTCAGCAGAAAAATGTTATGAAATCGCTGATGACCTTGTCGCGATCGATCAAGCGATGAAATGGGGATTCGGATGGGAGCATGGTCCGTTTGAAATTTGGGATGCGATCGGCGTTCCTGAATCGGTAGAACGAATGAAATCTGAAGGAGAGACAATACCTGGTTGGGTAGAAGAGCTTCTTCAATCAGAAAAGAATTCTTTCTACACAAAAACAGAAGGTGATCGCTCTTACTATCACCACGGTAGATACCTTCCTGTGGAAGAGAACAAAAAAGTGGTTCATTTAAGCCGTTTAAAAGAAAAAGGTAATGTGATTACAAAGAATGGTGGAGCAACACTAATCGATCTTGGTGATGATGTTGCGGGTCTTGAGTTCAATTCTCCGAATAATGCGATAGGACCTGAAATTATCATGATGCTTCATCAGGCGATCGACGAAGTAGAAAAGAACTACAAAGGGTTAGTCATCGGTAATCAAGGTAAGAACTTCTGTGTTGGTGCAAACTTGATGCTTATTCTTATGGAAGCACAAGATGACAATTTCTTTGAACTGGATATGATGGTCCGTCAATTCCAACAAGCGATGGCAAGAGTTCGCTATAGTGCAAAACCTGTAGTGGCAGCTAACTTCGGTATGACGCTCGGAGGGGGAGTTGAAGTATCACTTCCTGCAGCAAGACTTCAGATGTCATCTGAAACGTATATGGGACTTGTTGAAACTGGAGTAGGCTTAATTCCAGGTGGAGGCGGAAACAAAGAGCTTTATCTTCGTTTGTTAGAGCAGCTGCCAGAAGGAGCGAAGGGAGATCTTCAAAAAGTAGCGAACCAAGCTTTTGAAACGATTGCGATGGCTAAAGTTTCAACTTCCGCTCAAGAAGCACGTAAACTTGGATTCTTACGAAAAGAAGATAGCATCTCTGTAAACGGCGACCATCTCTTGCATGATGCAAAGACACAAGTGCTTGCATTAGAAAGCATTGGCTATACACCGCCTGTTAGAAAGAAGATTCCTGTAGTAGGTGAAGCAGGATACGCAACACTTGCTTTAGGAGCGCAGACGATGCACTTCAGCCAATATATTTCAGAGCACGATTTGAAGATCGCGAAAAAACTAGCCTTTGTTTTAGCTGGAGGAAGAGTGCCAGAAGGAACATTGGTAGACGAACAATACTTGCTAGATTTAGAGAGAGAAGCATTCTTAAGTCTAGCTGGAGAACCAAAAAGCCAGGCAAGAATGCAGCACATGCTTGTTAAAGGCAAGCCGCTAAGAAACTAA
- a CDS encoding proline dehydrogenase family protein has translation MEQLMRNFFLFLAKNKSLTNLAKRYGLRFGAGRFVAGATLDSSITAIKRLNEKGMPVTIDHLGEFVDNEREAAEMTQHCIDAIKAISKEKLDSQLSLKMTSMGLDISDELVLSNMRKIMDAATKHNVFITIDMEDYSRCEKTLEIFKMLKSEYDNISTVIQAYLYRSLEDVQTLDEYHPNLRLVKGAYKEPQTVAYPEKSDVDNNFKKLIETHLLNGNYTAIATHDDEIIQYTKDLVEKHNIPYDQFEFQMLYGIRVERQDQLMQEGYKMRIYVPYGNDWYGYFMRRLAERPANVVFVLKGVFGK, from the coding sequence TTGGAACAACTTATGCGCAATTTTTTCTTATTTCTTGCTAAAAATAAATCGTTAACCAACCTTGCTAAAAGATACGGTCTACGTTTTGGAGCAGGTCGTTTTGTAGCAGGTGCAACACTTGATAGCTCTATTACTGCTATCAAACGTTTGAACGAAAAGGGAATGCCTGTAACAATCGATCATCTTGGTGAGTTTGTTGATAACGAACGCGAAGCTGCCGAAATGACTCAGCATTGTATAGATGCAATAAAAGCCATCAGTAAAGAAAAGCTGGATTCACAGCTTTCTCTAAAAATGACATCCATGGGACTAGACATTAGTGACGAACTTGTCTTAAGCAACATGAGAAAGATTATGGATGCAGCAACAAAACACAACGTTTTCATTACGATTGATATGGAAGACTATTCTCGTTGTGAAAAAACGCTTGAGATCTTCAAGATGCTAAAAAGTGAATATGATAATATCTCAACGGTTATCCAAGCTTATTTGTATCGCTCACTAGAAGATGTTCAAACGTTAGATGAATATCATCCGAACCTGCGATTAGTTAAAGGTGCTTACAAAGAACCGCAAACTGTCGCATATCCGGAAAAGAGCGATGTAGATAATAACTTTAAAAAGCTGATCGAAACTCATCTATTGAACGGAAACTATACCGCTATTGCAACACACGATGATGAGATCATCCAATATACAAAAGATCTGGTTGAAAAACACAACATTCCATATGACCAATTCGAGTTTCAAATGTTGTACGGAATCCGTGTAGAACGACAAGATCAATTGATGCAAGAAGGATACAAGATGCGAATCTATGTGCCATACGGAAACGACTGGTATGGTTACTTTATGAGACGTCTTGCTGAACGTCCCGCTAACGTTGTGTTCGTATTAAAAGGTGTGTTCGGAAAATAA
- a CDS encoding DUF2573 family protein produces the protein MDNQLQLQMEGLLEKYAELLVGSAEPKHIELVKTYALYSFIAKSMPPLVKHWNEEYPDAKEAMKNLVHEIKEMNEKHRNEQK, from the coding sequence GTGGATAATCAATTACAACTACAGATGGAAGGTTTACTGGAGAAATATGCTGAACTTCTAGTAGGAAGTGCAGAACCAAAGCATATAGAGTTAGTAAAAACGTATGCTCTTTATTCATTCATCGCTAAGAGTATGCCGCCATTAGTAAAGCATTGGAACGAAGAGTATCCAGATGCTAAGGAAGCAATGAAAAACCTTGTTCACGAGATAAAAGAAATGAATGAAAAGCACAGAAACGAACAGAAATAA
- a CDS encoding copper resistance D family protein, with translation MFIVAKAMLYVCFALLMGAFILYSVPRESRPKIFISKKLILLLIAFTPLFGIGELIRLTMHLGEDFGYWMTFQNIVFSFEVGKGWLFLTGISVLLFFMVLFNDIKEDRFFAGLAVFLTSGMGISVGYASHAASLESLGFLAHSLHFIAVITWSGVLLVSGYFSKGEGPSLSFYKWFTPLAVGCLVTVIGAGLWLMNYIVPQYVNSYLLDYGQALLIKHILLFIIVIYSVINGIWLKKKLKAGTTGLALNKWIKAEGIFLFLAFVTTALMTQQTPPHDVADTLKMEEPSRLFTIFSGIIPGDNPMLSFNFSVMSLVWLAGAIVLVLSVFATIKQNKSMILAIVASILAAGAIYLAVMSSISL, from the coding sequence ATGTTTATTGTCGCTAAAGCCATGTTATATGTGTGTTTTGCTTTGTTAATGGGTGCGTTTATCTTATATTCAGTGCCACGAGAAAGTCGCCCGAAAATTTTCATATCAAAAAAGCTCATTTTGCTTTTAATAGCTTTCACACCATTGTTTGGGATTGGGGAGCTTATTAGACTTACGATGCATCTTGGAGAAGATTTCGGATATTGGATGACATTCCAAAACATTGTTTTTAGTTTTGAAGTAGGAAAGGGTTGGCTTTTCTTAACTGGAATTTCTGTTCTATTGTTCTTCATGGTTTTATTTAATGATATAAAAGAAGATCGATTCTTTGCCGGATTAGCGGTCTTTTTGACATCGGGCATGGGAATCTCCGTTGGTTATGCAAGTCATGCAGCAAGCCTAGAATCGTTAGGATTCTTAGCTCACTCGTTGCATTTTATAGCTGTGATCACGTGGTCGGGGGTACTTCTCGTAAGCGGATATTTCAGCAAAGGGGAAGGGCCAAGTCTGTCGTTCTATAAATGGTTCACACCTTTGGCTGTGGGCTGCTTAGTCACTGTGATCGGTGCTGGTTTGTGGTTAATGAACTATATCGTTCCTCAATATGTGAACAGTTATTTATTAGACTATGGACAAGCACTGTTGATCAAACACATTCTTTTGTTTATTATCGTGATTTATAGCGTGATTAACGGAATATGGTTGAAAAAGAAGTTAAAAGCGGGTACGACTGGATTAGCGCTTAACAAATGGATAAAAGCAGAAGGGATCTTCTTGTTTCTTGCTTTTGTAACAACAGCGTTGATGACTCAGCAAACACCACCTCATGATGTAGCGGATACATTAAAGATGGAAGAGCCTTCTAGGCTGTTTACTATTTTCTCTGGTATCATTCCTGGCGATAATCCGATGTTGTCCTTTAACTTCTCAGTGATGAGTCTTGTTTGGCTAGCCGGTGCTATCGTACTTGTCTTATCTGTTTTTGCCACGATCAAGCAAAACAAAAGTATGATACTTGCAATAGTCGCTTCTATCCTAGCAGCGGGCGCTATTTATTTAGCCGTCATGTCTTCCATATCACTTTAA
- a CDS encoding Ger(x)C family spore germination protein: MKKNYRLCILFLTFILAGCVPKEIIDEVQLIHAIGFDKKTDESIQGTITYPVFNMDGNVRVETLSAVSHTSRFIRSKLNTQSPKTLTTGQLRVVLFNDRFAEKGILEIVNSLYRDPNVGNRLFLTVVDGSTNELLTKKYTASALPSMYLADLLDQNIKSENLPKTNLHVFLYSYYGEGMDPFLPIVKAHKKSIQLEGIALFKKDKYVGKLDHRQSFAFKVLLDGSKSGNYEVEIKKEKRKGHAVIRNIKGTTTYDIKKVNGVPQFNVKMKILGEIHEYPHWLNLEQAENIALIKKTLKGQLQDEAQGIVKKFQQLQVDPLGFGDQVRRRERGWDYKVFLKQYPSMKINVTTEVDIVETGVIE; this comes from the coding sequence ATGAAAAAAAATTATAGGCTTTGTATTCTTTTTCTAACCTTTATTTTGGCAGGATGTGTGCCGAAAGAGATCATAGATGAAGTCCAGCTCATCCATGCTATAGGTTTTGACAAAAAAACGGATGAAAGTATTCAAGGTACCATTACGTATCCCGTATTTAATATGGATGGAAATGTTCGAGTCGAAACCTTATCAGCAGTATCTCACACGAGTCGATTTATTCGGTCTAAACTTAATACACAATCGCCTAAGACACTGACGACAGGTCAGCTGCGTGTGGTGTTGTTCAATGATCGATTCGCTGAAAAAGGAATTCTAGAGATCGTTAATTCCCTTTACAGAGACCCTAACGTAGGGAATCGTCTTTTTCTAACTGTTGTAGATGGCAGTACGAATGAACTCTTAACAAAAAAGTATACCGCTTCTGCTCTTCCATCCATGTATTTAGCTGATTTACTCGATCAAAATATCAAAAGTGAGAATCTACCAAAAACAAATCTTCATGTATTCCTTTATAGCTATTATGGAGAAGGTATGGACCCTTTCTTACCGATCGTAAAAGCACATAAAAAATCGATTCAGCTTGAAGGGATCGCTCTATTTAAAAAAGATAAATATGTTGGTAAGCTAGATCACCGACAATCTTTTGCTTTTAAAGTTCTTCTGGACGGCTCTAAATCAGGTAACTATGAAGTGGAGATCAAGAAAGAAAAAAGGAAGGGCCATGCCGTTATTCGTAACATTAAAGGCACGACTACCTACGATATAAAAAAAGTGAATGGAGTCCCTCAATTTAATGTGAAGATGAAGATTCTTGGTGAGATTCATGAGTATCCACATTGGTTGAACCTAGAGCAAGCAGAAAACATCGCTCTTATCAAAAAAACATTGAAGGGACAATTACAGGATGAAGCACAAGGAATCGTGAAAAAGTTTCAACAATTACAAGTAGATCCTCTAGGATTTGGGGATCAAGTAAGAAGACGAGAAAGAGGTTGGGACTACAAAGTATTTCTAAAACAATATCCTTCTATGAAGATTAATGTAACAACTGAAGTAGATATAGTAGAAACAGGGGTAATTGAATAG
- a CDS encoding spore germination protein: protein MMKWLKKKPKEQSHTIDLSDNTYSDIRELVDNAKESADFIHYPQKTVHHNIYISYYKAMIDGELLHRDLLPYLIHSKDFKNIKDLKDILPIESVTITNDIKEIQNKLLRGFIVVQLGEYDEECAVIRAENFATNRPVSVSEIEFSVIGPKEAFIENLDSNLYLIRRRLPVPELRFKEVVLGKFSKTRVIIAYLEGVAEKENLNTVMQRIKDIELEVIPDSSYLEQIISDNTKSVFPQLITTERPDRVVSMLNYGQIAILSEGSPQALLGPTGISEYFASPEDYYLSWLLGSLFRFIRFISVIFSTFATPLYVAVLTYHYQMIPKDLLAPLISSRVNIPFPPILEVLFLELTIELLREAGARLPTKVGQTLGIVGGIVIGQASVEAGLTSNILLIIVSLSALASFTTPIYKMANTIRILRFPFIFFAALWGGVGIVLAMSFILVHLLRLESLGRPYLQPIYPPRLLDMTDTIFRLPYNRLLKRPISLGTTLPSKDKVKEMRKKKDIDE, encoded by the coding sequence ATGATGAAATGGTTAAAAAAGAAGCCGAAAGAGCAGAGTCACACGATTGATCTTTCTGATAATACATATAGCGATATTAGAGAACTAGTGGATAATGCCAAGGAGTCTGCTGATTTTATCCATTATCCTCAAAAGACGGTTCATCACAATATTTATATTTCTTATTATAAAGCGATGATAGATGGAGAACTGCTTCATCGCGATCTACTTCCTTATTTAATACACAGCAAAGATTTTAAGAACATTAAAGACTTAAAAGATATTTTGCCGATCGAGAGCGTTACGATCACGAATGATATAAAAGAGATTCAAAATAAGCTTTTACGTGGTTTTATCGTCGTTCAACTGGGTGAATACGACGAAGAATGTGCCGTTATTCGTGCTGAGAATTTTGCCACTAACAGGCCAGTATCTGTTTCTGAAATCGAGTTCTCTGTAATAGGACCGAAAGAAGCTTTTATCGAGAACTTAGACAGCAATCTGTATTTGATCCGAAGAAGATTGCCTGTTCCCGAACTTCGTTTTAAAGAAGTTGTGCTCGGAAAGTTCTCTAAGACACGTGTAATTATCGCATATTTAGAAGGTGTTGCTGAAAAAGAAAACCTGAACACCGTCATGCAGCGAATAAAGGACATTGAACTAGAAGTCATTCCGGATAGTTCGTACTTAGAACAGATCATATCGGATAATACGAAGTCGGTGTTTCCTCAGCTTATAACAACGGAAAGACCAGACAGGGTCGTGTCCATGTTGAACTATGGTCAAATTGCGATTCTCTCAGAAGGTTCACCTCAAGCTCTCTTAGGACCTACAGGCATCTCGGAATATTTTGCATCGCCAGAAGATTATTATTTATCGTGGCTTTTAGGATCATTGTTCCGTTTCATACGCTTTATTTCTGTTATTTTCTCAACCTTTGCAACACCGCTGTATGTAGCCGTTCTCACTTACCACTATCAGATGATTCCTAAAGATCTACTAGCGCCTTTAATTTCGTCACGAGTTAACATTCCATTTCCACCAATATTAGAGGTACTGTTTTTAGAATTGACGATTGAACTATTAAGGGAAGCAGGGGCTCGTCTTCCTACGAAAGTTGGTCAAACACTCGGTATTGTTGGAGGTATCGTAATCGGTCAGGCATCGGTAGAAGCAGGGTTAACGAGTAATATCCTTTTGATTATCGTTTCACTATCTGCATTAGCCTCGTTTACGACGCCTATCTATAAAATGGCGAATACCATTCGAATTCTCCGTTTTCCTTTTATCTTTTTTGCGGCTCTTTGGGGCGGGGTGGGGATTGTACTGGCTATGTCGTTTATTTTAGTCCATCTTTTGCGACTAGAATCCTTAGGCAGACCCTATTTGCAGCCAATCTATCCGCCTCGTTTATTAGATATGACTGACACGATCTTTCGACTGCCATATAACAGACTTTTGAAGCGTCCAATCTCGTTAGGAACTACCCTGCCATCTAAAGATAAAGTGAAAGAAATGAGAAAGAAAAAGGATATCGACGAATGA
- the pyrH gene encoding UMP kinase translates to MRYKRVLIKLSGGALAGQQGSGFDHLSLNHIAKEVLSVLEKGIEVAIVVGGGNIFRGNLAEYWGIERVEADQIGTLGTVINSLMLRGVLKSKIDQEVRVMSSVPISAVAEPYIRLRAVHHLNKGYVVIFAGGNGQPYVTTDYPAVQRALEMNCDAILCAKQGVDGVYDSDPNRFKQARKYATLHYDEAIRNNLKVMDQSALILARDHGLPIHLFDFNQEGSFLKICNGEDVGTFISHNIETALV, encoded by the coding sequence ATGCGTTATAAACGAGTACTGATTAAGTTAAGTGGTGGGGCGCTTGCTGGCCAACAAGGATCAGGTTTTGATCATCTTTCTTTAAACCATATTGCTAAAGAAGTGTTATCTGTTCTTGAAAAAGGGATTGAAGTAGCTATCGTTGTTGGTGGAGGGAACATTTTTAGAGGGAATTTAGCTGAGTATTGGGGAATTGAAAGAGTAGAAGCTGATCAGATCGGAACACTTGGAACAGTCATTAACAGCCTGATGCTTAGAGGGGTCCTAAAAAGTAAAATAGACCAAGAAGTAAGAGTGATGAGTTCTGTTCCGATTAGTGCCGTAGCGGAACCATATATTCGCTTAAGAGCAGTACATCATCTGAACAAAGGATATGTCGTCATTTTTGCTGGAGGTAACGGTCAACCATACGTAACTACCGATTATCCGGCAGTTCAAAGAGCACTAGAGATGAACTGTGATGCCATACTCTGTGCAAAGCAAGGAGTTGATGGCGTATATGACAGTGATCCAAATCGTTTTAAACAAGCAAGAAAATACGCAACTTTGCACTATGACGAAGCAATAAGGAACAATTTAAAAGTGATGGATCAATCTGCACTTATTCTCGCTCGTGATCATGGATTGCCGATCCACCTCTTTGATTTCAACCAAGAAGGATCGTTTCTGAAGATATGTAACGGTGAGGATGTAGGCACATTCATCAGTCACAACATAGAAACAGCTCTTGTGTAA
- a CDS encoding ZIP family metal transporter, giving the protein MLLAAFWGGIAGSAVLLGCFTALAFRIPKKWTAWIMAFGTGILIGAVSFELLIEAVEQSDLLVTSAGFIFGAALFTGINSFLAKKGGHERKKSGDKKTKGVGMAIFLGTLLDAIPESVLIGASLIDHSKVSWLLVVAIFLSNFPEGLSSSIGLLREGFSRRKILGMWFSVFGISALAAFLGFLLLENASVASLSLIGAFAGGAIMAMVASTMLPEAHEDAGVAVGFITSLGLLCSLLLTHLS; this is encoded by the coding sequence ATGCTACTTGCCGCCTTTTGGGGAGGAATAGCAGGTTCAGCTGTACTTTTAGGATGCTTTACAGCCCTGGCTTTTCGAATTCCTAAAAAATGGACAGCATGGATTATGGCTTTTGGAACAGGGATATTAATAGGTGCCGTTTCTTTTGAACTCTTAATTGAGGCAGTAGAGCAGAGTGATTTATTGGTGACATCTGCAGGCTTTATTTTCGGGGCAGCTCTCTTTACTGGCATAAATAGTTTTCTTGCTAAAAAGGGGGGCCATGAAAGAAAGAAATCAGGCGATAAGAAAACAAAAGGTGTAGGCATGGCGATTTTCCTTGGAACATTATTAGATGCCATTCCGGAATCTGTTTTGATTGGTGCGAGCTTGATCGATCATAGCAAAGTAAGCTGGCTCCTTGTCGTCGCCATTTTCTTAAGTAACTTTCCTGAAGGCCTATCAAGTTCGATTGGGTTGTTAAGAGAAGGTTTTTCGCGTCGGAAAATTCTTGGCATGTGGTTTTCTGTTTTCGGTATTTCTGCACTCGCTGCTTTTCTTGGGTTTCTCTTGTTGGAGAATGCCTCAGTAGCTTCACTTTCGTTGATCGGTGCATTTGCAGGAGGTGCAATCATGGCGATGGTAGCGTCTACCATGCTACCTGAAGCTCATGAAGACGCTGGAGTAGCAGTTGGTTTTATAACTTCCTTAGGCCTTTTATGTTCGTTGCTTCTGACTCATTTATCATAA
- a CDS encoding mechanosensitive ion channel — MYDYNGVTDSWMAYLGRLPDLLLAILVLLIGWLIASLVAKAVKKALHKTDFDNKVARWMKPDIHEDQVEQTRTRKYSSEEVISKVVFWILMAVAIVMFLNMLSLPYVAQPISNALGVIAAAIPNLLKAALIAAVAWLIASGLSILVKKLGQNTGFERLLHRWKLTRDPRQSDKAVFSASKAVFYLTLLLFLPAVLSALGIDAISEPLEGMLTGLFAFLPKLLGAAIILFVGWLVAKIVKEIIANFLESIGTDRLASKLGAERALEKTSLSQIIGTIVYVFILIPVVISALETLDINGISGPAIGMLGQIMDMIPNIIVAILLVAVGLWLGKWVKQAVTSLLERVGFNGIFHKMGLGSLHKTNQTFTISEIIGYAAQVVVVLLFTIEALQLVKLESLVNILSVVLAYIPMVLTAVLILGIGFYAGDLVKRVVQSMIKQQTEGKLLGNIAKYTIITLAFFMALDQLGVAKTIVNAAFILILGGFTIAFGLAFGLGGREAAGRTLNKWSRKMEETTIQSPDPSQWKDKTSLKDFRTDSSKPESNLIDVDINKPHTIAKDRQFDHLNTPSEEFGINNNPKRND, encoded by the coding sequence ATGTACGATTACAATGGAGTTACAGATTCTTGGATGGCTTATTTAGGTAGATTGCCAGATTTGCTTCTTGCTATTTTAGTTTTATTAATTGGTTGGCTGATCGCCTCATTGGTTGCAAAAGCAGTAAAAAAAGCATTACACAAAACGGATTTTGACAACAAAGTCGCGAGGTGGATGAAACCTGATATCCATGAAGATCAAGTGGAACAAACGCGCACAAGAAAGTATTCTTCTGAAGAAGTGATTAGTAAGGTTGTATTTTGGATTCTGATGGCAGTAGCCATTGTCATGTTTTTGAACATGCTTAGTCTTCCGTATGTCGCACAACCAATCTCAAATGCATTAGGTGTGATTGCGGCAGCGATTCCTAACCTACTAAAAGCAGCCCTTATCGCAGCGGTTGCATGGTTGATCGCATCAGGCTTATCCATTCTAGTGAAAAAACTTGGTCAGAATACAGGATTTGAAAGATTATTACATCGTTGGAAACTGACCCGTGATCCTCGTCAATCTGACAAGGCAGTTTTCTCTGCATCAAAAGCAGTATTTTATCTCACCTTGTTATTGTTCCTGCCAGCTGTATTATCTGCTTTAGGCATTGATGCCATTTCTGAACCATTGGAAGGTATGCTGACAGGCCTCTTCGCATTCTTACCAAAATTGCTCGGCGCAGCAATCATTCTTTTTGTAGGATGGCTCGTTGCTAAAATCGTTAAAGAGATTATCGCTAATTTCTTAGAGAGCATTGGTACAGACCGTTTAGCTTCAAAACTTGGTGCCGAACGTGCACTAGAAAAAACATCTCTTTCTCAAATCATTGGAACAATCGTGTATGTATTTATCTTAATTCCAGTTGTTATTTCAGCTTTAGAAACGCTTGATATTAATGGTATTTCTGGACCAGCAATCGGTATGTTAGGTCAGATCATGGACATGATTCCAAACATCATTGTTGCTATCCTTTTAGTAGCTGTTGGATTATGGCTTGGAAAATGGGTGAAACAAGCTGTTACCTCTTTATTAGAACGAGTTGGATTCAATGGCATCTTTCATAAGATGGGGCTTGGATCACTTCATAAAACAAATCAAACGTTCACAATCTCTGAGATAATTGGATATGCAGCTCAAGTGGTTGTTGTGCTGTTGTTTACGATTGAGGCGCTTCAGCTCGTTAAGCTAGAGAGCTTAGTCAATATTTTATCAGTTGTACTAGCGTATATCCCGATGGTGTTAACGGCTGTGTTAATACTAGGAATCGGTTTCTATGCAGGAGACCTTGTGAAACGCGTTGTTCAGAGTATGATCAAACAGCAAACAGAAGGGAAGCTGCTTGGCAACATCGCGAAGTATACGATTATCACACTTGCTTTCTTTATGGCTCTTGATCAGCTTGGAGTAGCGAAAACAATCGTAAACGCTGCATTCATTCTCATTTTAGGTGGATTTACGATTGCGTTTGGTCTAGCCTTTGGACTTGGTGGTCGTGAAGCGGCTGGACGTACTCTTAATAAGTGGAGCCGAAAGATGGAAGAGACAACGATTCAAAGTCCAGACCCATCACAATGGAAAGACAAGACGAGTTTAAAAGATTTCCGTACAGACTCCTCTAAGCCGGAAAGCAATCTTATAGATGTAGATATAAATAAACCCCATACAATCGCGAAAGATCGTCAGTTTGATCACTTAAACACACCTAGTGAAGAATTTGGCATCAACAATAATCCAAAACGAAATGATTAA